In the Loxodonta africana isolate mLoxAfr1 chromosome 1, mLoxAfr1.hap2, whole genome shotgun sequence genome, one interval contains:
- the VARS1 gene encoding valine--tRNA ligase isoform X1, with translation MSILYVSPHPDAFPSLRALIAARYGEAGEGPGWGGAHPRICLQPPPTSRTPFPPPRLPALEQGPGGLWVWGATAVAQLLWPAGLGGPGGSQAAVLVQQWVSYADTELIPAACGATLPALGLRSSAQDPQAALGALGRALSPLEEWLRLHTYLAGEAPTLADLAAVTALLLPFRYVLDPSARRIWGNVTRWFITCVQQPEFRAVLGEVVLYSGARPLSQQTGPEAPAPPKTAAQLKKEAKKREKLEKFQQKQKIQQQPPSGEQKKPKPEKKEKRDPGVVTYDIPTPPGEKKDVSGTMPDSYSPQYVEAAWYPWWEQQGFFKPEYGRSSVSAPNPQGVFMMCIPPPNVTGSLHLGHALTNAIQDSLTRWHRMRGETTLWNPGCDHAGIATQVVVEKKLWHEQGLSRHQLGRQAFLQEVWKWKEEKGDRIYHQLKKLGSSLDWDRACFTMDPKLSAAVTEAFVRLHEEGVIYRSTRLVNWSCTLNSAISDIEVDKRELPGRTLLSVPGYKEKVEFGVLVSFAYKVQGSDNGEEVVVATTRIETMLGDVAVAVHPKDPRYQHLKGKSVVHPFLSRSLPIVFDDFVDMEFGTGAVKITPAHDQNDYDVGQRHGLEAISIMDSRGALINVPPPFLGLPRFEARKAVLAALKEQGLFRDIKDNPMVVPLCNRSKDVVEPLLRPQWYVRCGEMAQAASAAVTRGDLRILPEAHQRTWHAWMDNIRDWCISRQLWWGHRIPAYFITIDDPAVPPGEDPDERYWVSGRNEGEALEKAAKEFGMSPDKISLQQDEDVLDTWFSSGLFPFSILGWPNQSEDLSVFYPGTLLETGHDILFFWVARMVMLGLKLTGRLPFREVYLHAIVRDAHGRKMSKSLGNVIDPLDVILGVSLQGLHDQLLNSNLDPSEVEKAKEGQKADFPAGIPECGTDALRFGLCAYTSQGRDINLDVNRILGYRHFCNKLWNATKFALRGLGKDFVPSPTSEPGGHESLVDRWIRSRLTEAVRLSNQGFQAYDFPAVTTAQYSFWLYELCDVYLECLKPVLNGADQVAVNCARQTLYTCLDVGLRLLSPFMPFVTEELFQRLPRRTPQAAPSLCVTPYPEPLECSWKDPEAEAAFELALSITRAVRSLRADYNLTRIRPDCFLEVADETTGAQASAVSAYVQTLASAGVVAVLALGAPAPQGCAVALASDRCSVHLQLQGLVDPARELGKLQAKRGEVQRQAQRLQERRAAPGYPAKVPLNVQEADKAKLQQTEAELRKVDEAIALFKKML, from the exons ATGTCCATCCTCTACGTCTCCCCTCACCCAGACGCCTTCCCCAGCCTCCGAGCCCTCATAGCCGCCCGCTATGGGGAGGCTGGAGAGGGTCCCGGATGGGGGGGTGCCCACCCTCGCATCTGTCTTCAGCCCCCCCCGACCAGCAGGACTCCCTTTCCCCCACCCCGCCTGCCCGCCCTGGAGCAAGGGCCAGGTGGGCTCTGGGTGTGGGGGGCCACAGCTGTGGCGCAGCTGCTGTGGCCAGCAGGCCTAGGGGGCCCTGGGGGTAGCCAGGCAGCAGTCCTTGTCCAACAGTGGGTCAGTTATGCCGACACGGAGCTCATACCAGCTGCCTGTGGGGCAACACTGCCAGCCCTGGGACTCCgaagctctgcccaggacccccAG GCCGCACTAGGGGCCCTGGGCCGGGCCCTGAGCCCCTTGGAGGAGTGGCTTCGGCTGCACACTTACCTGGCTGGGGAGGCCCCCACTCTGGCTGACCTGGCAGCTGTCACAGCCTTGCTGCTGCCTTTCCGATAC GTCCTAGACCCCTCAGCCCGCCGGATCTGGGGTAACGTGACTCGCTGGTTTATCACGTGTGTCCAGCAGCCAGAATTCCGGGCCGTGCTGGGAGAGGTGGTTCTGTACTCAGGGGCCAGGCCCCTCTCCCAACAGACAG GCCCTGAGGCTCCTGCACCCCCAAAGACAGCTGCTCAGCTCAAGAAAGAGGCAAAGAAACGGGAAAAGCTAGAGAAATTCCAACAGAAGCAGAAGATCCAACAGCAGCCACCTTCAGGGGAG CAGAAGAAACCCAAACCAGAGAAGAAGGAGAAACGGGATCCTGGGGTCGTTACCTATGACATCCCAACCCCACCTGGCGAAAAGAAAG ATGTCAGTGGCACCATGCCCGACtcctacagccctcagtatgtgGAGGCTGCCTGGTACCCTTGGTGGGAGCAGCAGGGCTTCTTCAAACCAGAGTATGGG cGTTCCAGTGTGTCAGCACCAAATCCCCAAGGCGTCTTCATGATGTGCATTCCACCCCCCAATGTGACGGGCTCCCTGCACCTGGGCCATGCGCTCACCAACGCCATCCAGGACTCTCTAACCCGATG GCATCGCATGCGTGGGGAGACCACCCTGTGGAACCCTGGCTGTGACCACGCGGGCATTGCCACTCAGGTGGTGGTGGAAAAGAAACTGTGGCATGAGCAGGGGCTGAGCCGACACCAGCTGggccgccaggcctttctgcaggaggtctggaagtggaaggagga GAAAGGTGACCGGATTTACCACCAGCTGAAAAAGCTCGGCAGCTCCTTGGACTGGGATCGAGCCTGTTTCACCATGGACCCT AAACTCTCAGCAGCTGTGACAGAGGCCTTTGTCCGGCTCCACGAGGAAGGAGTCATCTATCGCAGCACCCGTCTTGTCAACTGGTCCTGTACCCTCAACTCCGCCATCTCTGACATCGAG GTGGATAAGAGGGAGTTGCCGGGCCGCACGCTGCTCTCTGTGCCTGGCTACAAGGAGAAGGTGGAGTTTGGGGTCCTTGTCTCCTTTGCCTACAAGGTCCAAGGCTCAG ACAATGGCgaggaggtggtggtggcaaCAACTCGAATTGAGACGATGCTGGGCGACGTGGCTGTGGCTGTGCATCCCAAAGATCCCAGATACCAG CACCTAAAGGGGAAGAGTGTCGTCCACCCGTTCCTGTCTCGGAGTCTCCCCATTGTCTTTGATGATTTTGTGGACATGGAGTTTGGCACAG GTGCGGTGAAGATCACTCCTGCACACGACCAGAATGACTATGACGTTGGGCAGCGGCATGGGCTGGAGGCCATCAGCATCATGGACTCGCGTGGGGCCCTCATCAACGTGCCCCCACCTTTCCTG GGCTTGCCCAGGTTTGAGGCCAGGAAGGCAGTGCTGGCGGCACTGAAGGAACAGGGATTGTTCCGGGACATAAAGGACAACCCCATGGTGGTACCGCTTTGCAA CCGTTCCAAGGATGTGGTGGAGCCTCTGCTTCGGCCACAGTGGTATGTGCGCTGCGGGGAGATGGCCCAGGCTGCCAGTGCTGCCGTTACGAGGGGTGACCTCCGCATCTTGCCCGAGGCCCATCAGCGGACGTGGCATGCCTGGATGGACAACATTCG GGACTGGTGCATCTCCCGGCAGCTGTGGTGGGGCCATCGCATCCCAGCTTACTTCATCACCATCGATGACCCTGCTGTGCCCCCTGGGGAG GACCCTGATGAGCGGTACTGGGTGAGTGGGCGCAACGAGGGAGAGGCCCTGGAGAAGGCGGCCAAGGAGTTTGGCATGTCTCCTGACAAGATCAGTCTCCAGCAAG ATGAGGATGTGCTGGATACGTGGTTCTCCtctggcctcttccctttctccatCCTAGGCTGGCCTAACCAG TCAGAAGACCTGAGTGTGTTTTACCCGGGGACACTGCTGGAGACGGGCCACGACATCCTGTTTTTCTGGGTAGCCCGAATGGTCATGCTTGGCCTGAAGCTCACTGGCAGGCTACCCTTCCGAGAG GTCTACCTCCATGCCATCGTGCGAGATGCCCATGGCCGGAAGATGAGCAAGTCTCTAGGCAATGTCATCGACCCCCTGGATGTCATCCTTGGAGTCTCCCTGCAG GGGCTCCATGACCAGTTACTGAACAGCAACCTGGATCCCAGTGAGGTGGAGAAGGCTAAAGAAGGGCAG AAGGCAGACTTCCCGGCAGGGATTCCTGAGTGTGGCACCGATGCCCTCCGGTTTGGACTCTGTGCCTACACGTCCCAAG GCCGTGACATCAACCTGGATGTGAACCGGATATTGGGTTACCGCCACTTCTGCAACAAGCTCTGGAACGCCACCAAGTTCGCCCTCCGGGGCCTTGGGAAGGACTTTGTGCCCTCACCCACCTCTGAG CCTGGAGGCCACGAGAGCTTGGTGGACCGTTGGATCCGCAGCCGGCTGACTGAAGCCGTGAGGCTCAGCAACCAAGGTTTCCAGGCCTACGATTTCCCAGCTGTCACCACCGCCCAGTATAGCTTCTGGCTCTATGAGCTCTGTGACGTCTACCTG GAGTGCCTGAAGCCTGTGCTGAATGGGGCAGACCAGGTGGCAGTTAACTGTGCCCGCCAGACCCTCTACACCTGCCTGGACGTTGGCCTGCGGCTGCTCTCACCCTTCATGCCCTTCGTGACTGAGGAGCTGTTCCAGCGGCTGCCTCGGCGGACTCCACAAGCTGCCCCTAGCCTCTGTGTTACTCCCTACCCAGAGCCCTTGGAG TGCTCCTGGAAGGACCCTGAGGCAGAAGCCGCCTTTGAGCTGGCACTAAGCATCACGAGAGCTGTGCGTTCCCTGCGTGCTGACTACAACCTCACCCGCATCCGGCCAGACT GTTTCCTGGAAGTAGCTGACGAGACCACAGGTGCCCAGGCCTCCGCCGTGTCAGCCTACGTGCAGACTTTGGCCAGCGCGGGAGTGGTAGCTGTCCTGGCCCTGGGGGCTCCTGCTCCACAGGGCTGTGCTGTGGCCCTGGCCTCTGACCGCTGCTCCGTCCAcctgcagctgcaggggctggtggacCCAGCCCGAGAGCTGGGCAAGCTGCAGGCCAAGCGTGGGGAGGTGCAGCGGCAAGCCCAGCGTCTGCAGGAGCGCCGTGCTGCCCCGGGCTACCCAGCCAAGGTTCCCCTCAACGTCCAGGAGGCAGACAAAGCCAAG CTCCAACAGACAGAAGCAGAGCTCAGGAAGGTGGATGAGGCCATTGCCCTATTCAAGAAGATGCTGTGA